A genomic region of Fibrobacter sp. contains the following coding sequences:
- the gcvT gene encoding glycine cleavage system aminomethyltransferase GcvT, with the protein MKKTVLYEKHLALNAKMSPFGGFEMPIQYEGIIKEHNAARKSAAIFDTCHMGEFLIQGTGVVEDLERIVSCSVKDIKIGGCRYGLICNEQGGVIDDQILYRLEENKFFMVVNASTQPGDFQWIKEHLSENSSIENLSDQTAKVDIQGPLAPKILSKLMTEPIEDMKYFTFKYNYCHGEKVLVSRTGYTGEIGFEIYCSNDLVLKLWDECIELGAVPAGLGARDTLRLEMGLPLYGHELREDINAAESGLTRSIASKDFIGSSVVLDSSKRTRILSGIIIDGRRAGRAGDIVLDSDGNETSFITSGSFSPSLGIAIALAYVKPAPVGEPVKIKTERGELTGKIAEVPFYKEATARADIRKFL; encoded by the coding sequence ATGAAAAAAACAGTCCTTTATGAGAAGCATTTAGCCCTGAATGCTAAAATGAGTCCTTTTGGCGGATTTGAAATGCCGATTCAATATGAGGGGATCATAAAAGAGCACAATGCAGCCAGAAAATCTGCCGCTATTTTTGATACCTGCCACATGGGTGAATTCCTTATCCAGGGAACAGGGGTTGTCGAAGACCTGGAGAGAATAGTCTCCTGTTCGGTTAAGGATATTAAGATCGGAGGATGCAGATACGGTTTGATCTGTAATGAACAGGGCGGAGTAATCGACGATCAGATTCTTTACAGGCTCGAAGAGAACAAATTTTTCATGGTAGTCAATGCATCCACGCAACCAGGTGATTTTCAATGGATCAAAGAGCACCTTTCAGAAAACAGCAGCATTGAAAACCTCTCAGATCAGACTGCCAAAGTGGATATTCAGGGACCCCTGGCCCCGAAAATACTCTCAAAACTCATGACCGAGCCGATTGAGGACATGAAGTATTTCACATTCAAATACAATTACTGCCACGGGGAAAAGGTTCTAGTCTCCAGAACAGGATATACAGGTGAAATTGGATTTGAAATCTACTGTTCAAATGACCTGGTTCTGAAACTCTGGGATGAGTGCATCGAACTGGGAGCAGTACCTGCCGGTCTTGGAGCCAGAGACACACTGAGACTGGAAATGGGGCTACCGTTATACGGACACGAACTGAGAGAGGACATAAATGCCGCAGAAAGCGGCTTGACACGCTCTATCGCATCCAAGGATTTCATAGGGTCATCGGTAGTGCTTGACAGTTCAAAAAGAACCCGTATCCTTTCCGGAATAATAATCGATGGCAGAAGGGCTGGACGTGCAGGAGATATCGTTCTGGACTCTGATGGTAATGAAACCAGCTTCATTACAAGCGGAAGTTTCTCACCAAGCCTGGGAATAGCTATCGCCCTGGCGTATGTGAAACCGGCACCTGTTGGTGAACCGGTAAAAATAAAAACTGAACGCGGAGAACTGACGGGAAAGATTGCGGAGGTTCCTTTTTACAAAGAGGCAACAGCCAGAGCAGACATAAGAAAATTTCTATGA